In the genome of Amphiura filiformis chromosome 4, Afil_fr2py, whole genome shotgun sequence, one region contains:
- the LOC140150181 gene encoding monocarboxylate transporter 12-like yields MPIVGFGFGISYQTSVIYFVYYFDRRYAFANGFATAAGGIGFFVGPPLMETLNTYFGSDGALQLISAVMANICVLGALLRPSHYEQHRKKSSNTHSKKLKMKPPEADFPQETNCKSQESNTCYGFLKNLAHDFDLSLFRRVPFVFQAILNGFLNGGIYCVLVYIVPYAKSVGISDFKSSFLQSAIGASTCIVRLSPLIGYLVDKKIVSKSLLAGTAYVINGIAIIITLFTTSYGWLMAMLVVFGLSNGIAGALLMVLCTMAAGSKDKAPGSSAWCLLLCGVGSLVTILLSGFLQDATGSFIAPLTLCGVFGICMGLNCLTYPLQKRWQQKIDNRKRLKRESLQYLYSSLADASESCQV; encoded by the exons ATGCCCATAGTTG GTTTCGGTTTTGGGATTTCCTACCAGACCAGTGTGATATACTTTGTGTATTATTTTGATAGGCGCTACGCATTTGCGAATGGATTTGCCACTGCCGCTGGTGGAATAGGTTTCTTCGTTGGCCCTCCTTTAATGGAAACTTTAAATACGTATTTTGGATCAGATGGTGCCTTACAACTAATATCTGCCGTAATGGCAAATATCTGTGTTTTAGGCGCACTTTTACGTCCATCACATTATGAGCAACATCGGAAGAAATCAAGCAACACGCATAGCAAGAAATTGAAGATGAAACCACCAGAAGCAGACTTTCCCCAAGAAACAAACTGTAAATCACAGGAAAGTAACACTTGCTACGGATTCTTAAAGAATTTAgctcatgattttgatttatcgTTGTTTCGCCGGGTACCTTTTGTATTTCAAGCTATCTTAAATGGATTTTTGAATGGGGGAATCTACTGCGTATTGGTATACATCGTTCCGTATGCCAAAAGTGTTGGCATTTCAGATTTTAAGTCTTCATTCCTACAATCTGCAATAGGCGCTTCTACCTGCATTGTCAGGTTGTCTCCACTAATAGGTTACCTAGTGGATAAAAAGATTGTCTCTAAATCACTCTTAGCAGGAACAGCCTATGTAATCAATGGTATTGCTATCATCATCACACTATTCACGACAAGCTATGGATGGTTGATGGCAATGTTGGTAGTGTTTGGTTTGTCCAATGGGATAGCTGGAGCTTTGCTAATGGTACTTTGCACAATGGCAGCAGGGTCGAAAGATAAGGCACCGGGTTCTTCTGCATGGTGTTTATTGCTATGTGGTGTTGGAAGTCTGGTCACTATACTTCTTTCTG GTTTTCTACAAGACGCAACAGGAAGTTTCATAGCACCGTTAACACTCTGCGGTGTATTTGGCATATGTATGGGTTTAAACTGTCTGACCTATCCATTGCAGAAACGTTGGCAGCAGAAAATTGACAATCGCAAAAGGCTGAAACGGGAAAGTTTGCAGTATCTTTACAGTAGTCTTGCAGATGCATCGGAGTCGTGTCAAGTTTAA